The genomic DNA ACATCCCCAACTTTTTTCTTTAAAATTACTCCTACACTATGATCAATCTTTTCTTCCTTAGTTGCTCTACCAGCCCCTAAATACATGGCACCCAAGCCTATTTTTAAGGCATCTACTTTCGTAACAAAACCAGTTTCGTCTGCCAATAACTCATAAACTCTTGCTGCTTTTGGTAAAAGCGAAGGATTGTCGATTTGGTGCACATCTCCTCCTTGACTTTTTACAAATTCTTTTAACTTTGCATAAGCTTTCCCGCTCTCTAGAGCATCTTTTAAAAGATTCTTACCTGTCTCATAATCATCGGCTTTCCCCGCAAGATAAACCATATATCCCCCTAAAGTAAGGCATAACTCCGTTAAATCCTCGGGTCCTTCACCCTTTAAGGTAGCTATAGCTTCTTTAACTTCCAAGCTATTGCCTATAGCATAACCTAAAGGCTCACCCATTTCGGAAATAACAGCAACCGTATTTCTACCAACTCTTTCGCCTATTTTAACCATAGTCTCGGCAAGTTTAATGCTTCCTTCTAAATCTTTCATAAAAGCTCCACTACCGGTTTTTACATCTAAAACAATTGCCTCAGCGCCCCCCGCAATTTTTTTGGACATTATACTAGAAGCAATTAAAGGTAGACTATCCACTGTAGCAGTTACATCCCGCAATGCATACATTTTTCCGTCAGCAGGGGAAAGTTTTGCCGTTTGCCCTATAACAGCAATGCCAATATCATTTACTTGCTTTATAAATTGCTCTGGGGAAAGAGCAATATTAAATCCGGAAATCGATTCCAATTTATCCAATGTTCCCCCAGTATGACCTAGTCCCCGGCCGGACATCTTTGCTACCGGTACTCCTACCGAAGCAACAAGGGGTGCTAAAACCAAAGTTGTTTTGTCTCCAACCCCGCCAGTACTGTGTTTGTCCACCTTAATCCCTGAAATAGCTGATAAATCGACCTTATCCCCTGAATCAACCATTGCCAATGTTAAGTTTGCCACTTCTTCCTCATCCATCCCCCGAAAATAAACCGCCATTAAAAATGCAGCCATTTGGTAGTCAGGAATGTCACCCCGGGTATATCCATGGACAAAAAAATAAATTTCTTCTTTAGAAAGTTTTTCTCCATTACGTTTTTTTAAGATAATGTCATAGGCTCTCATTTTAAATCCCTACCTTTGTCCATATTTGTTTAAATAAAAGTCATGCATCGTTTG from Carboxydothermus pertinax includes the following:
- a CDS encoding pyrimidine-nucleoside phosphorylase → MRAYDIILKKRNGEKLSKEEIYFFVHGYTRGDIPDYQMAAFLMAVYFRGMDEEEVANLTLAMVDSGDKVDLSAISGIKVDKHSTGGVGDKTTLVLAPLVASVGVPVAKMSGRGLGHTGGTLDKLESISGFNIALSPEQFIKQVNDIGIAVIGQTAKLSPADGKMYALRDVTATVDSLPLIASSIMSKKIAGGAEAIVLDVKTGSGAFMKDLEGSIKLAETMVKIGERVGRNTVAVISEMGEPLGYAIGNSLEVKEAIATLKGEGPEDLTELCLTLGGYMVYLAGKADDYETGKNLLKDALESGKAYAKLKEFVKSQGGDVHQIDNPSLLPKAARVYELLADETGFVTKVDALKIGLGAMYLGAGRATKEEKIDHSVGVILKKKVGDVVKKGEVLAKLHYNDKKKLEDAQKIVFAAFKIDSRPPQKAPFIKAVVTAKGVERYV